TGTCTGTCGTTCATTTAGTTGTCGTTTTGCTTGTTTTTGTCAATAATTCACACTCTCTTTCTCCatcgttcttttttttttctttcgatCTTTGAATTCAGTACCCCACAAGCGTCTGGGTTTGTTATACACCTCGGCACAAGATGGTTTCTTCAGCAGGTTCATTGAGCGCGGGATCGCTTATGTTCGCATTGTTATGTTCACCCGTGGCTGCCACCACTTATTCACTGGTGGAGACGTGGCAGGGAAACAATTTCTTGGATTCATTCAATTTCCACGTTGGTTCCGACCCGACAAATGGCTTTGTCAACTATCTCGACAAGGAGACCGCCGAAAAGACAGGCCTCGTCAAGGTCACCGAGGCCGGTAGTGTGTATCTGGGGGTCGATCATGCTACCAAGCTGGACCCCAGAGGCAAGAGGGGCCGTGATTCGGTGCGCATTGGCAGCAAGAAATACTACGACCAGTCTCTGGTGATCGCCGATATTGCGCACATGCCTGGTGGCGTCTGCGGAACCTGGCCGGCCTTCTGGTCTGTCGGAAAGAATTGGCCTGCAGACGGTGAGATCGACATCATCGAGGGTGTCAACTTGCAGGAACACAACGAGATCGTCATGCACACAGCCGGCACTTGCAGTTTGACAGATACGGAAATGACTGGCTCGGTGAACGCTACAGGGTGTGGCGAGGATCTAGGCACCGTCGGTTGCAAGGTTGAGGGCCACGAAGGCAGCTATGGCACATCTTTCAACAAACAAAAGGGTGGAGTTTATTCGTTGCAGTGGACCGACGAGTTCCTCAAGATTTGGTACTTCCCCCGAAGCGCCATCCCGCCCTCGATAACTAGCGGCCAGCCCGATGTAACCGAGTTCGGTACCCCAATGGCACTGGTGGAGGAATCGTGTGATGTTGCCAACGCCTTCAAGTCCCAGTCGTTTGTATTTGATGTCACTTTCTGTGGAGACTGGGCAGGTGGAGTGTATGGTGATTCTGGTTGCCCCATGACCGACGGCGATTCTTTCCAAAGCTGCCACAATTTCGTTGCCAACAATCCCGCGCAGTTCAAGGAGACTTACTGGGAAATCAATTCGGTCAAGATCTATCAGGCCGGCGGGAAGGGAATTGCCTCCGGTTCATCCCCCGAGCACAAGCCGGCTACGACTGCCGCTGCTCCGGTAGGAGTGCAGACCACTGCGGAGACCCACGCTGCTAACACTGCTGCTGCGACGCACTCGGCCGCTCCCAAGGAAGGGAAAATCCCTGGAGCAGTTCAGGATCTTCCTACTGCGCCTATTCCTACTGTTGCAGCTACTGCCGAAAGCCCTGCTACTGAAGTAGCCGAGTACCCTTCCACCGGCAAGAAGACTCGCACATTCACCTCTTTGGTCACTGCAACCGAGACCTTCTGCCCCGAGGCCGAAAAGGCATCCGCGATTGACACCCACTCCGTGGTCCCCACTCCAGTTGTGCAATCTGTCCAAGCCCCACCCCATGGTCAAGATCCCGAGGCACGAACCTCTGCGCGGACCTCTGCGCCTCCTGTGGCCCCTACCTCCGGCCTCACGCCCGTTCCAACCGGTCACGGCCACACGAACTCGAAATCTCTCCCTGCTTCTACCGCTAAATCTGCTGCAGCTGAACACACCTCGGTCCCCGCTGAGTCCTTCAGTGGCTCATGGGAGAACCCCTATGCGATTCCCCCTGCCGTTGTTTCCGACGTTCCTTACAATGCCTCCAATGCACTGATCCCTGCCCCTACCGATGTCTCGCCAAAGCAGACTAACTCGGCTACATCTGGTTTCTTTGTTCCCTCCGGCTCTAAATCTGGCGTCAGCCCGGTCTTTACCGGTGCCGCCGATCGATTGTCCATGAGCATCTCCGCTCTCTTCTTTGCAGTCATTGTTGCATTCTTTGTTTAGATTTCTGTGATTGCATTTGAATCTGTCCAATTTGGGCGATGGAATTTTTGGTTTGAATTGTACAGCGGGCCCTAGAAATGGCCGTAGACTGCTTGGTTTTTGATTTGGATTCGGTCTGTTTTCAGTCCGTGCTTTGCCCCCAGTGCGCCTTGTCGCCTTTCTTGCTGACTGCACGAAGTAAGCGCAACTAGTTAATCAAGACTTCTCTATTTTCCCCCTCTACTCTCTATTCCAAAAAATCTTATGTTTCTTTCTCAAACTCCCATGGTTTATCTCTCGTTCAATCCCTTCGCTCCCTAGATCATCCACCTCCTTAACCAATCCTGAGCATAGCAGCTCAGGATTCCATCGTCAATTATTCTCAAGCCACCCTTTCGCAAAGTCACACTACTCCTCTCGGCTTTCTCTGTCATAAACGTTTTTGGTCCATTCTGCATCAAAGGCGATTTCTTCCCATGCATCGTCTCGTAATGATGAAGGAGCTTGACCGCCGGATTGACAAGTTCCTCCCCCCTTGTCTCACTCCGACGAAGTCTCAGTAACCATTCTTCAAATGGCACAACATCAAATTGAAACCCACAATTTTGCAGCGTGTGAAGTAAAGACGACCAGGTGAATTCACGAGAATTGCTCAAATTGAAAATCGAGTCATCAACATGCTCTGCCACAGCCGAGCTGGACGCCTGACTCTCTCCAAACACAACCGGGGTAGCACAAGTCCTGGCTAGTTCAAGAATGATGGAAGCAAGCTTATCCACCGGAAGCCAGGAACACGTCTGTGATAGTTCAGGGAGTGCTCCCAGGGTCAACGCCGACCGGATCATCAACGGCAGAGCTTCGGAGTCGTTCCAGAGGCCCTTCTTCGAGTGACCCGAGACCTGGCCAATTCGAAGAGAGTATGCCCTTGCTCCCCTGCGCCGTGCATTGCTCACAATCCGTTCGCCGATTAACTTGGACTGCCCATAGCCCATAAAGGCGCTATCCAAGTCAACCGGTGCTTCGAGGATCTTGGCTGATCGAGATCCGAGCGCGGTGGAGACGGATGAGCAGAACATCAGGACGGCAGGCTCACGACTCCGCACCGATAAGGAGAATTGGATCAGATTGTGTAGTCTTTGAATGTGCGGCTCGAACTCGGTCAGGGGAAGATTGAAGTTAACAGGCCATGCTGTGTGAATAATGAGTGAGACTGAGTCGAGCATGTGTCTGACCGTACGTTCATCCAGAGAGGTACGAAAATCGGGTTGGTCGATACGGCTGTTGAAGGCAACAATCTTTGTCTTCTGCTCAGGGGATATGAAAAGATTTTTGTCGACAAGAGTGCGGAGTATTGCCTCCAGTGATGACTCTCGTCGCGTGAGACAGTACACTGTGGAGATGGAGTCGTCATTGAGCAGCTCGTATAACACATGGGCTCCAATTGACCCGGTGGCACCTGTTAAAAGCTTCGCTCTGTTAGCTTTTGAACTGAGCCTCTGCGGCAAGATAGTCACTCACCACACTGGTTGGCCCCGAGAAAGGATAAGGTCGGGGTGTGTGCCTTTCAAACACGGAGTATTTCTTGATCAATCCCGTCATCACAGATACATCACTCTCGACATCGTTTCTTGTCTCCCCTTTTTGCAAAGCACATATATCTTGAGCCAGCTGTGATATGCAGCCCGCTTCGAATATGGCATTTAGACCAGGAGTCTGGGTCTGTTCGAACTTGAAATGCTGAAGAATGAGACGTCGGAAGTGGATTGCCTTGAGACTGTCAATGCCGCCAGAGAAAAAATTGGCGTCAACACCAGCGAGAGATATCCCAAGTTCTTGGTCGGATATTTGGAGAAGGACAAGTTCTGTCTCTACCGGATCAAGCTGAAGATTCTCACAGAGCTGTTGCTTCTCGGCGTAAAGACCTTCGATAAGCTCATTGTATTCATGATAAACCCGTCCTCGGATCATGGACCCTTTGTCCGTTCGAGCAAACTGATTGTCACATGCCAGTATAGCAACCATATTGCGGGAGATCTGAGAGAAAGCCTCTGCCTGAGAATTGGCTTCTTGGATAGTCGGCCAGATGGCATTGAGGTATTCGTCATCTGAGAGACGATTGGCTTCCGGTTCGTTCGCTCGCAAAACCAATAGTCCTGGAGCAGCTTTGCCCACCCCGACTACAACTGTATCATGAACCAAAGGGTGTTGTTTGATATGACCTTCAATCGGGAGTGGTAAAACCTTTTCACCATTCACCAGATTGATACGATCATCCAATCGGGAGATGTATTTCCACCTTCCGGCAATTGTAGGATGAGGGGTAAACACGTCTTTCGAATGGAAAGATCCTGGTGGCTCGTTTGAATTCGAGGTGGTTAGTGCTGGATGACCAGCAAGATAAACGCACTCGAAAAGCGATTCTGATGCAGAGATGGGCTTCATCCAGACATAGGATCGGATGTTGTCAAAGAATTTCAGATAATTCCAACACGGATCATCTTTTGGTCGGGAGATTGATTCTGCAACAAGACCTGCCTCGGTGCTGAAATTTATTAATCATTGCGTGACTGTGGGCATCTGCCGGATAGTACTTACAGGCCGAATGAACCTCCAAAGTGTACACCCTCGCTTACTAGGCGATCGCCCAGCTCGTCGGGACAGGGTGCACCTCCGTAGGTAACTAACTTGCATTGTCTTAGCGCTGTTATACCGCGCGGATCATCAATCAAGATCTGTAGCATGTATGGAACAGCGGCCACAGACTCTGGCCTGGCTTCTTCGAGGGCTTGAGCGACGAACTCTGCGGTCAAAGGCAGCGTCGCGTTCCACAGATAGGCTGTCTTTCGCATCCACATTGCCTGCAATGCGGTGGACAGTCCATGGAGGTGATACCATGGCAAGGTGTTAAAAGAGGTGAGCCCCGGGCCTCTCAGCGGGTGAGTCATGATTGCTTTGTGGGTGAGGAACAGCGGTTTGGGGGTGCCTGTTGATCCCGAGGAATGAAGAATCAAAGCAATTCTTTCGGAGTTTTGATTACGATGCAGAACAAGTGACGGCGATTGGAGTTTGTTGTATAGAGAGCATGACAGCACTGGCCGGCAGCTTACTAGCCTCCGGCGAAGAATATCGCCCAACGTTGAGCGGATGTTGGGGGATTGGCCATATATGATTGACTCGCAGTTGACCGTTTCCAGCAATGATACGCAGGCTTCACCCGAGAGTCTCGGTGAGAGCATCATGACGGTATAGCCCAGTCGACTTAGGGCAAAAAAGGTGATCACCATGTTTAGGTCGGACAAGGTAAGAAGAGCCACGATGGATGGACTTTTCGTTGCCTAGCCATTGCTTTGTTATAAATCTGCCACCACATCGCGCGATTCATGACCAACCTGTTTGAATCCATCATCCATAAGCCTGATGGCAGCCAGGTTTATCATAGCATCTAAACGTTTCCCGGTATAGTATTCATAGGAAGCCGGATCATTTTCGAGACGAGGATATGCCAGAATAGGTTGCTGAATAATATCAGCGGCTCGCAAGTGAATCAAGTCTTCAAGGACCTGAAGCGATCCGAACTCCTGAACCAATGGATTGATATTGCTGGAGGGACCAGCCTGTGCTGCCTGGCTTCCACTTTGGATGCCCATTATGAGTACAGAACTGTTAGAACGAGAAGAACGGTACCATGGCAGCTTGTTGATTCCAGTGCGACATATAGGATCAAGCCATATTTAAGGCCCTATTGGACGTTGAGACAGCGTCACGGATTCATATTCCCAGAGTAGCCGACACTGGCTGCATTCGGGATGCCCGGCAAAAGAAGGTCCCTCTACATCGGGAGAATATCCACACGGAATTAGCGCAGTATCAAACGAAAGAATCGGGTGCCCTGGTATAATATTTATGCACATACCAACGCAAGTCATCACGGCGCATGATGAATAGTTGGGATTTGAGAGCACACACTccatgtatgttgtacaaaagCACAATTACAATGCACACGGACTCGCTGAGCGACTTGCTTGTGTCACTAGCAAACACTCTGCTTGAGACCAGAGATTCCATCGGCTGACATTCCAACATTGGCGTTCTGTTAACGTCAGGGTTGGTCTACTCGATCTACTGTGACTCAGGTCACTAACTGGCTACCTCGCTAGTGACCAAAATTCAGCTTTGGGGGAGTCATCAGCCATCTAGCTTTAACCAAATGCATACATTCTGCATTTCCCTCCATCTTCGGAGTTGAATTTCGATCGCGACCAGCGGCAATCGTTGAAATATCGAGCTGCCCGAGACGCATCCGCCTCAGTCAGGATGAAAACCCCGTTGGAGAGTCTAAAGACATTTCTACCTATTACCGGATGGAATCGTAACTTTTCAGATCGAATTTGAAGGTGAGGATTAGTTGCAACATCACAGGGATGTATCTTGCTAGAGCTAGGTTCGGAGCTGGGACTTTGAAACCACCCGTGCAAGTCAGTGTAACTAAGGACGGCGGTGAACGTCAGTCTTCAGTCTGGAACAGCTTGGGTATCATCATAAAGGGATACACAAAGCGCTGTGTTAACATATGCCCCGAGGAAGTGTTGGCTCTGAGTTTCATTGGCTAATACATTCCAGCGTTGTTGAACCGCTTCACTGTACCGTGCTTACTCTTTTACTACTGCTAAATTAGACTAGGAGTGTTCCACACAGGTAAGGAGCAAACGGTCAGGTTCAAGAATAACTCACTTGAAAGCGTATGCTGGATGAGAAATCCATTTCCGCCCCTAGATAAGGGATGGCAGCGGAGTGTCGCAACGAGGAGCTAGCACCTTGGAAGATGCGCCAACTGAAAGGTAATCCAAATAAAGTGTATTCTAGTAGTTTTCGAAATCATCTCCGGGGCTGGTATGGAGACTTTACTCCAATGATCGGATCGGGAACGGGCTGGGTGAAGCATCCAGGAAATCGGGAAAGCCCTGTGGAGTTCTGATCTACACTTGGTCCTAGGGGTAGTATAAGCATTCTTGAGAACCATTTCTGGACTCTTCTCAAGAATATGGACCCACTATTCTTATAGTTCTGACCTCATCTAATCTTCTTTTATCTCGACTCGGTAGGTCTCTGAACATAGACCTAGACATTACATTCCACGTACCGGGAATGACCCTGCGGCGCTCCGATATAAGGAGATATACCCGATTGTTTGATTCGGCATAGCATTTCTCATATCCTAGTAAGTATTCAGTATTTAGTGAATTCTTTATTGAAAACAAAGATCCCTGATATCTAAAACACTCGGATCGTAGGGAGCTCAGGAGGGTATGTGTGTAGGCACCGAGCATAACTGCAATTTATCAAAATTCAGAACCAGGCTACTATTTTCGACAGGGTTTGTTGAAGGAGATGGCAAGGCACTGCCTGATGTTATTATCAAGAAAATCATTGCTGTGCATTGGTTGGGTGTTCTTCCGTAGGGTTCCACCCACGGGACCTAAAAATGCAGAATTACATTGACTGAAACAAAACGTGCTGATCTTCAAGCTATCCAATACCTAGAGGGACCGCTTCTCCAGCTTCTCTTTCAACATTCGCAGGACCTTCAGCCAGGACCGACTGGCGCGGGCGGCATGCTCCATCGGCACGGCCGGGTTATCTTCCCAGGTCGATCTCGAGAAGACCTCCATACTGATCCACCCGGTATAACCCAAGCCGTTGATGCAAGCATCCGTCACCTCGCGAATCGGAAGGTATCCACCCCGATCCTCTTCACACGGAAAGAGACGCGCATTCCGTGACCAGGCTAGTAGAGTAGGTAGGCCTGGTGCTTGAAGAAAGGGCGTTTGTGGCTCAACCCGCTCGCCATCGGCAAGTTGAACCATCAGCACTCGGTCCGGGTCAACCTCCTGTATAAGCCGGACCATCGACTCCCGCAGATCTCGGTCTGCGCTTGGGCCAAGTCGGCCTGTTGCGGCGGTGGGGTCGGCCCACACTCGCGCTGCTATGTTGAATGTATCGAGACAGATGCCGAGATTGGGTCGATTGGCCCGTTTGATCACATCCCATGAGTCCTCCCAAGTGTTGATGTATGTCCCCCATGCCAGGGCCTCGTATGCAATGCGCACGGGGAATGCTACATCTGCGGCCTCGGCTAGGTCGGCTGCGAGACGCTCTCTGTCGGAGGTGATCTCCGAGGCATCGAGAAAAGATGATGGGATCAGGATGAAGAGTGAGTCACCAAGGATCTTGCATAATTGCACCCAATGCTTGAGTTCATCAATGCGTTCCGCATGCCGTTCTGGATCAAGGAGACCCTCGTAGTGTCGGAAAGGTTGGAGAGCTACAATCTGCAGATCACGCTCAGCAGATAAATCCCTGATAGCGTGCGCTGCGTCTATTTCATAGTCTCGATCAGTGCGGAGTTCAAGATCAGTTGCATGCGCGCGAAGGGTCCTGGCGAGCTGCGCTATATCATCATGGAAAAGTTCAAGTCCTTGTTGGCCATTGAGGGCGACAGCATCGAGTTTGGCGATGATGGGGTGTAAATTCGCGGCTCCCAAACTAACTGTTGCTATAGCTGGCTTCCATCGCGAGTTGTCTTCAATACGGGCTTTAGGAAGAGAATGCATCGCTGTAATGTTTTTGGAGGTTGATCTGGAACCAGCAGTAACTAGTGGTTTTCTTCCCGCTCTTATAGATCACAACCGCACACCAACGTGGGATTTCTGCTTCCGTGCTTGGATTTCAGTGATTTCCTGGTTTTTTTGGAGAAAAATAAAATTACAATGTAGGAGTGAGTACAGAAAGTTCACCACTTACAGATGGTCCGGATTCAAATCGTACACCGTAGAGTAAGCATGTACACCTTTTATCACCTCAATCAGTTCAGCTCCTCTGTCAAATGCGGAACATTCAGACGATGTGCTATGAATGATagaatgggggggggggacgtCTAGAAACGATGTGCCCCGGTTTTCAGTTATCTTCGGGATCAACTTACCTCGATTGCATTCGTATGTTAGAGGAATGGATTGAGCACAGATGGATACAAGGGTCTTTGGTCTACTTACCTTTTCCGATGTCACTGTTACCAAGGGGAGCACCGGGGACTATAAGATGCAATCGAGATCCAGTCAAATAGTTCCTTCATCCCAGCTTGTGCTACTCGAAGCAAATCATTCGACACTGTGTATCggtgttttcttttcttgaacCGCAAAAATGACAATCACTACGCCCTTTCAATGTTTGGTTAATCGTCTTGGCCTAATGGCCTTGAAAGAAACCCCAGATTCATCTCCACAAGCCCACTTCGAGCTACTGCGAATCGTCGACCAGCTCAGGTCCGCGGTAGAAACGCCGACAGAAACCATATTGCGTCTGATTTATCAGGTAAACAATTCTACCGACCTGAATCGAGTTTTTTGTTCTGACTTGATTCTAGCCTCCTCAAAATGCCGCGTTGCGCATTGTCATTGACTTGGGTATTTTCCCCGTGCTCGTGGAGCAGCGACACAGAGAAATGGGACTGTCAGCcgctcagctggcagagtATACGGGCGCCGAAAAAGATCTTATTGGTACCTTTTCCTGCAAATTACAATCGTTACACATTGTGGATCGCCTAACCGTGTGATGTAGTCCGAATGATGCGCGTTATGGCTTCTCTTGGGCTGTGCATCACACCAACTCCCGAGGTGTATGTTGCCAATGACAAGACGGTGGCA
The nucleotide sequence above comes from Penicillium digitatum chromosome 1, complete sequence. Encoded proteins:
- a CDS encoding Xylose isomerase-like, TIM barrel domain, whose amino-acid sequence is MHSLPKARIEDNSRWKPAIATVSLGAANLHPIIAKLDAVALNGQQGLELFHDDIAQLARTLRAHATDLELRTDRDYEIDAAHAIRDLSAERDLQIVALQPFRHYEGLLDPERHAERIDELKHWVQLCKILGDSLFILIPSSFLDASEITSDRERLAADLAEAADVAFPVRIAYEALAWGTYINTWEDSWDVIKRANRPNLGICLDTFNIAARVWADPTAATGRLGPSADRDLRESMVRLIQEVDPDRVLMVQLADGERVEPQTPFLQAPGLPTLLAWSRNARLFPCEEDRGGYLPIREVTDACINGLGYTGWISMEVFSRSTWEDNPAVPMEHAARASRSWLKVLRMLKEKLEKRSL
- a CDS encoding Concanavalin A-like lectin/glucanase, subgroup, whose product is MVSSAGSLSAGSLMFALLCSPVAATTYSLVETWQGNNFLDSFNFHVGSDPTNGFVNYLDKETAEKTGLVKVTEAGSVYLGVDHATKLDPRGKRGRDSVRIGSKKYYDQSLVIADIAHMPGGVCGTWPAFWSVGKNWPADGEIDIIEGVNLQEHNEIVMHTAGTCSLTDTEMTGSVNATGCGEDLGTVGCKVEGHEGSYGTSFNKQKGGVYSLQWTDEFLKIWYFPRSAIPPSITSGQPDVTEFGTPMALVEESCDVANAFKSQSFVFDVTFCGDWAGGVYGDSGCPMTDGDSFQSCHNFVANNPAQFKETYWEINSVKIYQAGGKGIASGSSPEHKPATTAAAPVGVQTTAETHAANTAAATHSAAPKEGKIPGAVQDLPTAPIPTVAATAESPATEVAEYPSTGKKTRTFTSLVTATETFCPEAEKASAIDTHSVVPTPVVQSVQAPPHGQDPEARTSARTSAPPVAPTSGLTPVPTGHGHTNSKSLPASTAKSAAAEHTSVPAESFSGSWENPYAIPPAVVSDVPYNASNALIPAPTDVSPKQTNSATSGFFVPSGSKSGVSPVFTGAADRLSMSISALFFAVIVAFFV
- a CDS encoding Male sterility, NAD-binding, producing the protein MGIQSGSQAAQAGPSSNINPLVQEFGSLQVLEDLIHLRAADIIQQPILAYPRLENDPASYEYYTGKRLDAMINLAAIRLMDDGFKQATKSPSIVALLTLSDLNMVITFFALSRLGYTVMMLSPRLSGEACVSLLETVNCESIIYGQSPNIRSTLGDILRRRLVSCRPVLSCSLYNKLQSPSLVLHRNQNSERIALILHSSGSTGTPKPLFLTHKAIMTHPLRGPGLTSFNTLPWYHLHGLSTALQAMWMRKTAYLWNATLPLTAEFVAQALEEARPESVAAVPYMLQILIDDPRGITALRQCKLVTYGGAPCPDELGDRLVSEGVHFGGSFGLTEAGLVAESISRPKDDPCWNYLKFFDNIRSYVWMKPISASESLFECVYLAGHPALTTSNSNEPPGSFHSKDVFTPHPTIAGRWKYISRLDDRINLVNGEKVLPLPIEGHIKQHPLVHDTVVVGVGKAAPGLLVLRANEPEANRLSDDEYLNAIWPTIQEANSQAEAFSQISRNMVAILACDNQFARTDKGSMIRGRVYHEYNELIEGLYAEKQQLCENLQLDPVETELVLLQISDQELGISLAGVDANFFSGGIDSLKAIHFRRLILQHFKFEQTQTPGLNAIFEAGCISQLAQDICALQKGETRNDVESDVSVMTGLIKKYSVFERHTPRPYPFSGPTSVLLTGATGSIGAHVLYELLNDDSISTVYCLTRRESSLEAILRTLVDKNLFISPEQKTKIVAFNSRIDQPDFRTSLDERTVRHMLDSVSLIIHTAWPVNFNLPLTEFEPHIQRLHNLIQFSLSVRSREPAVLMFCSSVSTALGSRSAKILEAPVDLDSAFMGYGQSKLIGERIVSNARRRGARAYSLRIGQVSGHSKKGLWNDSEALPLMIRSALTLGALPELSQTCSWLPVDKLASIILELARTCATPVVFGESQASSSAVAEHVDDSIFNLSNSREFTWSSLLHTLQNCGFQFDVVPFEEWLLRLRRSETRGEELVNPAVKLLHHYETMHGKKSPLMQNGPKTFMTEKAERSSVTLRKGGLRIIDDGILSCYAQDWLRRWMI